A section of the Telopea speciosissima isolate NSW1024214 ecotype Mountain lineage chromosome 3, Tspe_v1, whole genome shotgun sequence genome encodes:
- the LOC122654794 gene encoding F-box/LRR-repeat protein At3g58900-like isoform X1, with the protein MEFISDLPDSILSHILSFLPTKDAMKTSFLSKRWESLWTSVPLIDLDERLFIRRRLELKHNLYGVNFQEQKKFADFVERFIAFHGSLNVQELRLRFDIGRYLKFSSRAERWVRTVMTSDAKIIDIDFSGKTLDWSDLDKNMYILPPCGFPSRSLTILRLRFCEFIYLQNTSFVSLQTLVLTAVKVSNSSVNALICSSPCLEKLHLECCYVPVYFLVEAPVSHLKCMVVNNCVTPGRKFIEHFSLSIPSLQSFKFKGIINDFSVKNLWNLIEVEIEEQNVYNGFQNHEYRMVCKLFNELRHVQFLTLTNWFLEVFDDEQQSDDDLVINLNNLKHLNLKMWLASVELWGLATLLSLSCNLETLSIDIGEPGDTDASDMLVMSILEEDTFWEELTMPFNFFLHLKKVEIKGFEGRGNEIEFVKFLLKNSGVLEKMFISNADLTARYGKYMNQGYKEILEKLQAQQNSSQNFLVLPKASPCVEIVLS; encoded by the exons ATGGAGTTTATTAGTGATCTACCGGATTCAATTTTGAGtcacattctctcttttcttcctacCAAAGATGCTATGAAGACGAGCTTTTTAAGCAAGAGATGGGAATCTTTATGGACTTCTGTTCCACTTATTGATTTAGACGAGAGATTGTTTATCCGACGTCGTCTCGAGTTGAAGCATAATCTCTATGGAGTTAATTTTCAGGAGCAGAAGAAATTTGCTGATTTTGTTGAAAGGTTTATTGCATTTCATGGATCCTTGAATGTACAGGAGCTTCGGCTACGGTTCGATATTGGAAGGTATCTCAAGTTTTCTTCTCGTGCCGAAAGGTGGGTTCGTACTGTGATGACTAGTGATGCTAAGATAATTGATATAGATTTCTCTGGTAAAACCTTGGATTGGTCAGATTTGGATAAAAATATGTACATTTTGCCTCCGTGTGGTTTCCCATCCAGATCATTGACGATTTTAAGATTAAGATTTTGTGAGTTTATATACTTGCAGAACACTAGCTTTGTGTCTCTgcaaaccctagttttgacagCGGTAAAAGTATCTAATTCCTCAGTTAATGCTCTGATATGTTCTTCTCCATGCCTAGAAAAATTGCATCTTGAGTGCTGCTATGTTCCCGTGTATTTTCTAGTTGAAGCTCCTGTATCACATCTCAAGTGCATGGTGGTTAATAACTGTGTTACTCCAGGACGTAAATTCATTGAACATTTCTCTTTAAGTATTCCAAGCCTTCAGAGCTTTAAGTTTAAGGGGATTATAAATGACTTCTCTGTGAAGAACTTGTGGAATCTGATTGAAGTTGAGATTGAAGAGCAAAATGTGTACAATGGGTTTCAAAATCATGAATACCGCATGGTATGTAAGCTATTCAATGAGCTTCGTCATGTCCAGTTTCTAACACTAACTAACTGGTTTCTCGAG GTTTTTGACGATGAGCAACAAAGTGATGATGACCTGGTGATCAATTTAAACAATCTAAAGCATTTAAACCTGAAGATGTGGTTAGCAAGTGTTGAACTCTGGGGTCTAGCTACATTGTTGAGCCTCTCATGTAATTTGGAGACACTATCTATAGACATTGGTGAGCCG GGAGATACGGATGCTTCAGACATGTTAGTTATGTCAATTCTCGAAGAAGATACTTTCTGGGAAGAACTGACAATGccttttaattttttccttCATCTGAAAAAGGTTGAGATCAAGGGCTTTGAGGGGCGAGGCAATGAAATAGAATTTGTAAAATTTTTGCTAAAAAATTCAGGAGTTTTGGAGAAGATGTTTATTTCTAATGCGGATTTGACAGCAAGATATGGAAAGTATATGAACCAAGGCTACAAGGAAATACTGGAAAAGTTACAAGCGCAACAGAATTCCAGTCAAAACTTTTTGGTTCTTCCAAAAGCTTCACCTTGTGTTGAAATAGTACTCTCATGA